In Toxoplasma gondii ME49 chromosome VIII, whole genome shotgun sequence, a single genomic region encodes these proteins:
- a CDS encoding RNA recognition motif-containing protein (encoded by transcript TGME49_268380), whose protein sequence is MVDEDGGDSCRRGSRDIGTEEAFRKQEFRSEAAVQNMRGSSAWLCAGKSEFELESKEVVPPKGLAEDGVGEVSPGARGTDTRVEAPVGEARAAFVEGDGEPEFDQVFRGGSTQSVRPWESLGGNLHRGHERDEDKESGTTRRTIMGLSERPLDAASKVPCADTGCDLPSFLFTSPHPLASDVPVFREELSSCEDEGAGTMGSPHSGCLSLSQDTTAPTYSGNRGPALVSSAPSRSLDYFSISSSWGTAPSVSGTPTSYNLCATKGRQHALPPGQGAVAYLGSSGSSPAVGFTSSFSRHMPDHRPGHPAQQETLQHQTISEDFCFPETFQPLPQNASALGFTDSGAELKERLPLPPPPGAAEASAAQHEAGGMWSLGPGASVAGAAASLSPPSSFQPSFPGTPGHPGSEIQAAGGVGPFGRSPFSDENGGNPLAVASPVSCFPVAHARHPGDPGGASSPRRSPSLVSSSTTCPSHGTVSAASPHSRPTESMSPAFPYAGANLSSGLPPGLGQNLANIVSPLPLQHLLQLGSLSSAIGPAGFDRTVPGTLGLPGHPLPDLSQLLGGSSLGVDSAGTSNAGGGDRDNSSGSEASMKLACSPLLHPALRSSACGLRPPASASRFSGVGAHGNFCPPGGSEGVPQQPGRTFVGNIPPDITRAAVKRLAERYGTVIGLEYDPQPGRWAYAYIIFATSTMADRAVGAMHGKRAFEHAEFHRLVSCRCAKDFPLTRLPLTKMDMPCLNVPSSDGLATGGRGSHTPPRGVDRMLDGQLSSSSLSSSTLKPGWNHADFAEGSGPTSSGTTSLAGQGDNQPNAAAGVLAALGALGPVSAIPGLRTVQGKGCVLDPGVIQEQARKTTFTLLRDGPPGANLFIYGIPACWKELELMSLAGQFGHVVGIRVPPASSVVQPSSNFPSGGPIGSSNTNSTLLSCCSYNRGFGFVSYDNTSAAIEAFRQLSGLVVAGKALKIQLKNGEEHLLASALKTIASNPSPSPSPSWSPALSCPMMWDGPGPGSPFISTGLSTSGGLPSARSWCGGSTCTTTVGSGPAVNVSPASLAQRGPGSPGAPAAQQLPFPYSVPESPVQRFGSLPPAVPTALGQLGGSFLGGAVAGPQSSRGGAGRVTGSASSPFMSAASVCSSTSSGPAGSSRGGLGSVGTFPTSDPFLTVTAAGLCSLLATSGVGGKGGMTMQQQLLLQQAFSTMTLVQKQQLLLLLTQSSQETSAPSQEENKGERGGAHVTVDRGESSQVAVFRGPSVASSTSVIPEAGSGAKGPSVSSGGTHSFTLRDFLVAALSQQPSKLSPTQQEADNSVGANGNPVTLLQHMRETAQGLPAPTASACHLPPVGHSTEGGNAVAPTNPLRNSGEKTRPPLQGSAVSPSGPGDNFHMGEWEAFSGGSDRLFGTLLSQQNSLAFSHQGKYDTSLRFTVHSSGGINEGAATFFKTELPGDRPDSIDLSFLQTADGPRQKVKAEMTPAERSPSLSAEAFSPRRVSLARRHTKEEGMSSTGGSLNPHTRDVSASLGSTSALPSDFCLLSRGKKGKFRDQCGTRAVSSPQADEANPSSSGSDSLAALKAGTRDSASKVRECGTARTIVHQLAQCVSMLASPTGFFRKHEAEAWSVEKAGGAQGEVSGTGRSEEKLEDGFADWNDRGRGDVEEVQKAEESTPGEGCPSLPIPPMFVSWKQETKGLHAECIGQKTGNKDAKQWENETGQNATTEAAQRGGQMGVREGFVRDKGECHNATAPGLGAEDSKRPLHSTGVDSLSPSRQASLEDAPSSMSFFFSGAPAVNKASRERGDCMSSCQRPSAALSSNLTGAPYGSAPVPPRLGRPEANDEATAARPELAKGLSLKRDEGEETKETTTSSILEASLKDIADAARRTEVLGPLAGKAASGPACATSPKRERTAVSGGLRSWPLGSSGSSTHGLSEEEGRSSGPSPPSCSPFLSEQDGVPLSQRESSPNVKSVHDFSNGGRNAVAPPPPTFKASQRRVKRTDVSMLTSGGPGFLPPPSSGIDRERREGCAAIFSSLASSSQQAAAQVVCGRGEGAAPKSAGPGPSLTPASEERADNTRKGTGSSTSTASRGPLFRRPCVH, encoded by the exons ATGGTGGATGAAGACGGTGGAGATTCTTGTCGACGGGGATCTCGAGACAttggaacagaagaagcctTCCGGAAACAGGAATTCCGCTCTGAGGCCGCCGTCCAAAATATGAGAGGATCCTCCGCGTGGTTGTGCGCAGGGAAATCCGAGTTTGAACTGGAGTCGAAGGAAGTCGTGCCTCCAAAGGGCCTTGCGGAAGACGGTGTGGGCGAAGTGTCACCTGGAGCCCGCGGTACAGACACGCGTGTGGAGGCCCCAGTCGGCGAGGCGCGGGCTGCTTTCGTTGAGGGCGACGGCGAACCTGAATTTGACCAGGTGTTTCGAGGCGGAAGCACTCAGTCGGTGCGCCCGTGGGAGTCTTTGGGGGGTAACTTGCACAGAGGTCACGAGCGGGacgaagacaaggagagTGGCACTACGCGACGAACAATCATGGGGCTCAGCGAGCGCCCCCTAGACGCTGCAAGCAAGGTCCCTTGTGCCGACACCGGCTGCGACCTACCCTCCTTTTTATTTACGTCCCCGCACCCCTTGGCGTCAGATGTTCCAGTATTTCGTGAAGAGCTAAGTTCTTGTGAAGACGAGGGCGCCGGCACCATGGGTTCCCCCCACAgcggctgtctctccctctcccaaGACACGACAGCGCCAACGTATAGCGGCAACCGCGGACCGGCATTAGTGTCTTCGGCGCCTTCCCGCTCGCTCGACTACTTCTCTATTTCTTCGTCCTGGGGGACCGCGCCGTCGGTCAGTGGGACTCCGACGAGCTACAATCTCTGCGCGACCAAAGGACGCCAACACGCGTTACCTCCCGGGCAGGGCGCCGTTGCTTATCTGGGCTCCAGTGGCAGCTCCCCGGCTGTCGGGTTTACTTCTAGCTTCAGTCGCCATATGCCTGACCATCGACCTGGACACCCAGCACAGCAGGAAACGCTGCAGCATCAAACTATCAGTGAGGACTTCTGCTTCCCTGAGACTTTCCAGCCGCTTCCCCAGAACGCGTCTGCCCTCGGCTTCACGGATTCAGGTGCCGAGCTAAAGGAgcggcttcctctccccccACCCCCAGGAGCCGCCGAGGCCTCCGCAGCGCAACACGAGGCGGGCGGGATGTGGAGTTTGGGGCCTGGTGCCTCGGTTGCAGGGGCTGCCGcatcgctgtctcctccaagTTCTTTCCAGCCTTCGTTTCCTGGGACGCCCGGACACCCTGGAAGCGAAATCCAGGCGGCGGGTGGGGTGGGGCCGTTCGGTAGGTCGCCCTTCTCCGACGAGAACGGAGGCAACCCTCTTGCGGTGGCGTCTcccgtttcctgtttccccGTCGCTCATGCTCGGCACCCAGGGGACCCCGGTGGGGCGTCCTCGCCGCGccgctctccctctctggtCTCCTCGTCGACGACCTGCCCTTCCCACGGCACCGTGTCGGCTGCGTCCCCACATTCTCGGCCGACTGAAAGCATGAGCCCGGCGTTTCCGTATGCGGGAGCGAACTTATCGAGTGGTTTGCCCCCTGGTCTGGGCCAAAATCTGGCGAATATCGTCTCGCCCCTTCCTTTGCAGCACCTGCTTCAGTTGGGCTCGCTCTCGAGCGCGATAGGCCCCGCCGGCTTCGACCGTACGGTCCCCGGCACTCTAGGCTTGCCCGGGCACCCTCTCCCCGATCTCTCTCAGCTCCTTGGCGGCTCTTCCCTCGGCGTAGACTCGGCGGGCACCAGCAACGCCGGTGGAGGGGACCGCGACAACTCGAGTGGAAGCGAGGCGTCAATGAAACTTGCATGCTCGCCGCTGTTGCATCCTGCACTGCGTTCGAGCGCATGCGGACTGCGTCCCCCGGCCTCcgcttcgcgcttctccggcGTCGGCGCCCACGGCAATTTCTGTCCTCCTGGAGGCAGTGAGGGAGTTCCCCAACAACCCGGTAGAACGTTTGTTGGAAATATTCCTCCAGACATCACAAGGGCCGCTGTCAAAAGGCTAGCCGAGAGGTACGGCACTGTCATCGGACTCGAGTACGATCCGCAACCGGGCAGGTGGGCGTACGCCTACATCATCTTCGCGACTTCAACCATGGCTGATCGGGCCGTCGGCGCAATGCACGGGAAACGAGCGTTTGAG CATGCAGAATTCCATCGTCTCGTTAGCTGCCGCTGTGCGAAGGACTTTCCTTTAACTCGCTTGCCGTTAACGAAGATGGACATGCCATGCTTGAATGTGCCGTCGTCTGACGGGTTGGCGACTGGAGGCCGAGGAAGCCACACACCTCCGCGAGGAGTCGACCGTATGCTGGACGGCCAGCTttcatcttcctcgctctccagtTCGACTCTCAAGCCTGGGTGGAACCATGCGGATTTCGCGGAGGGAAGTGGTCCAACATCCTCCGGTACTACCAGCCTAG CAGGTCAAGGCGACAATCAGCCGAATGCGGCAGCAGGCGTGCTAGCTGCCCTGGGAGCTCTGGGCCCTGTGTCGGCGATCCCGGGCCTGCGAACAGTGCAAGGAAAGGGCTGTGTGCTTGACCCCGGAGTGATTCAAGAGCAGGCGAGGAAAACAACGTTCACGCTCCTCAGAGACGGACCTCCAG GGGCGAATTTATTCATCTACGGCATCCCCGCGTGCTGGAAGGAGTTGGAGCTGATGAGTTTGGCTGGCCAGTTTGGGCATGTCGTTGGAATTCGCGTGCCGCCTGCGTCGTCGGTCGTCCAGCCCTCGTCGAACTTTCCCTCGGGTGGCCCAATCGGAAGCAGCAATACGAACTCGACTCTGTTGTCATGCTGCAGCTACAACCGCGGCTTTGGTTTCGTTTCGTACGACAACACGAGCGCCGCGATTGAAGCGTTCAGGCAGCTGTCCGGGCTTGTGGTGGCGGGAAAGGCGCTGAAGATTCAGCTGAAGAACGGCGAAGAACATCTGCTTGCCTCTGCGCTCAAGACGATTGCTAGCAACCCCAGTCCGAGTCCAAGTCCGAGCTGGAGCCCGGCTCTAAGTTGCCCCATGATGTGGGACGGCCCCGGGCCTGGGAGCCCGTTCATCAGCACAGGGCTTTCCACGAGTGGCGGGTTGCCCTCTGCCCGCAGCTGGTGCGGCGGCAGTACCTGTACCACTACGGTGGGTTCTGGCCCTGCCGTGAAtgtctctccagcctcttTGGCGCAACGCGGGCCAGGTTCCCCTGGAGCCCCTGCCGCCCAGCAGTTGCCCTTCCCCTACTCGGTCCCCGAGTCGCCAGTCCAACGCTTTGGAAGTCTCCCGCCCGCGGTCCCCACGGCTCTGGGTCAGCTCGGCGGAAGTTTCTTGGGCGGCGCTGTGGCGGGTCCGCAGTCTAGCCGCGGCGGGGCAGGACGTGTAACGGGCTCTGCAAGCTCTCCATTCATGTCTGCGGCGTCGGTCTGCTCCTCTACCTCAAGTGGCCCTGCAGGCAGCTCTCGGGGCGGGCTCGGGTCCGTAGGAACCTTTCCCACTTCTGATCCCTTTCTGACGGTCACGGCCGCAGGGCTTTGTTCCCTTTTGGCAACGAGTGGTGTAGGCGGCAAAGGGGGCATGACGATGCAGCAGCAACTTCTCCTCCAGCAAGCCTTCAGCACGATGACGCTCGTCCAAaagcagcagcttctgcttcttctcacgCAGTCTAGTCAAGAGACCTCTGCGCCCTCtcaagaggaaaacaaaggCGAGCGAGGTGGGGCGCATGTAACAGTAGACAGGGGTGAGAGCAGCCAAGTGGCCGTGTTTCGTGGCCCCTCCGTGGCGAGTTCCACCAGTGTGATTCCCGAAGCTGGGTCCGGAGCGAAAGGCCCGTCTGTGTCATCTGGAGGGACGCACTCGTTCACCTTGCGAGATTTTCTCGTAGCTGCTCTTTCGCAGCAGCCTTCCAAACTCTCGCCCACTCAGCAGGAAGCAGACAATAGCGTGGGAGCAAATGGAAATCCAGTCACTTTGCTTCAGCATatgcgagagacagcgcaggGCCTCCCAGCGCCGACAGCTTCCGCTTGTCACCTTCCTCCCGTCGGCCACAGCACCGAAGGAGGGAATGCAGTAGCGCCTACAAACCCGTTGCGGAactcaggagagaagacgcggccTCCTCTTCAAGGGTCGGCCGTCAGCCCGTCCGGGCCTGGAGACAACTTCCATATGGGGGAGTGGGAAGCCTTCTCAGGTGGGTCCGACCGGCTTTTTGGAACTCTGCTATCTCAGCAGAACAGCCTCGCTTTCAGTCATCAGGGAAAGTATGACACATCTTTGCGGTTCACCGTCCACAGCAGTGGTGGCATCAATGAAGGGGCTGCGACGTTCTTCAAGACCGAGTTGCCTGGAGACCGCCCGGATTCGATAGACCTAAGCTTTTTGCAAACGGCCGATGGCCCGCGCCAAAAAGTGAAAGCCGAGATGACACCGGCGGAACGTAGtccgtctctgtcggcgGAGGCTTTTTCTCCCAGACGGGTGAGCCTCGCTCGCCGCCACACGAAAGAGGAGGGGATGTCCAGCACTGGAGGCAGCCTAAATCCGCACACTCGAGATGTTTCAGCATCTCTGGGCTCCACATCTGCGCTGCCTTCGGACTTCTGTCTCTTATCCAGAGGCAAGAAAGGTAAGTTTCGCGACCAGTGCGGAACGCGGGCGGTCTCAAGCCCTCAAGCGGACGAAGCAAACCCAAGCAGCTCCGGGTCCGATTCCCTTGCCGCCCTGAAGGCTGGGACAAGGGACAGTGCCTCGAAAGTCCGAGAATGTGGAACGGCGAGGACTATCGTGCACCAGCTCGCGCAGTGCGTGTCGATGCTGGCGTCGCCGACAGGGTTCTTTCGCAAGCACGAGGCGGAGGCTTGGTCGGTAGAGAAAGCAGGAGGAGCACAGGGCGAAGTCAGTGGCACAGggagaagtgaagagaagctAGAGGACGGGTTTGCCGACTGGAACGACCGCGGAAGGGGAGATGTGGAGGAAGTTCAGAAGGCCGAAGAAAGCACCCCAGGAGAGGGCTGTCCTTCATTGCCGATCCCGCCAATGTTTGTCTCCtggaagcaggagacgaagggtctgcatgcagaatgCATAGGCCAGAAGACAGGGAACAAAGACGCGAAGCAGTGGGAGAATGAGACAGGGCAGAACGCAACAACGGAGGCAGCACAGAGAGGGGGCCAAATGGGAGTACGCGAAGGCTTTGTGAGAGACAAGGGCGAGTGTCATAATGCGACTGCACCTGGACTCGGCGCCGAAGACTCCAAACGTCCTTTGCACAGCACAGGTGTGGACTCGCTTTCGCCCTCACGTCAGGCTTCGCTTGAGGATGCTCCGTCTTCCatgtcgttttttttctcgggtGCCCCAGCGGTGAATAAAGCCAGTCGTGAACGTGGAGACTGTATGTCATCATGTCAGAGACCCTCGGCAGCTCTCTCGAGCAACTTAACTGGTGCCCCATACGGAAGTGCACCGGTCCCGCCGCGGCTTGGCCGACCCGAGGCCAACGACGAAGCGACCGCGGCGCGACCGGAGCTTGCCAAAGGCCTGTCCTTGAAGCGAGATGAGggtgaggagacaaaggaaacaACAACGAGTTCGATTCTTGAGGCCTCTCTCAAGGACATCGCTGATGCTGCGAGACGCACGGAAGTCCTGGGACCACTCGCTGGAAAAGCCGCCAGTggtcctgcatgcgcgacgtCACCCAAGCGGGAACGAACAGCGGTGAGTGGAGGACTTAGGTCTTGGCCTCTCGGCTCTTCGGGGTCGAGTACGCATGGGCTgtcagaggaagaaggaagaagctcAGGTCCGTCGCCGCCGTCGTGCTCTCCTTTCCTATCTGAGCAGGACGGTGTTCCGTTGTCTCAACGGGAGTCCAGCCCGAATGTTAAGTCCGTGCATGACTTCAGCAACGGTGGCCGAAACGCTGTCGCCCCTCCGCCTCCCACCTTCAAGGCTTCTCAGCGACGGGTGAAGCGGACCGATGTGTCCATGCTTACGTCTGGCGGGCCAGGGTTTTTGCCCCCCCCATCCAGCGGGATtgatcgagagagaagagaaggctgcGCCGCCATTTTCTCGAGTCTCGCGTCGAGTTCTCAGCAAGCGGCTGCCCAGGTTGTGTGCGGGcggggagaaggcgcagcaCCCAAGAGCGCCGGTCCCGGTCCGTCCCTCACTCCTGCATCCGAGGAACGCGCCGACAACACAAGGAAAGGA ACCGGCAGCTCCACTTCAACTGCTTCGCGGGGACCCCTGTTCCGGCGTCCATGTGTGCACTGA